The sequence AAGGCGGTGTTCGTCAACGTCTTCGGTGGCATCACCTCCTGCGACGCGGTCGCAAACGGCATTGTGCAGGCGATCGAGATGCTCGCCGCCAAGGGCCACAACGTCGACAAGCCGCTCGTCTGTCGCCTCGACGGCAACAACGCCGCTGAAGGTCGTCGAATCCTCGACGAGGCTGAGCACGACATCATCGAACTTGTCGACACCATGGACGACGCCGCACGTCGGGTCGCCGAACTAGCAGCGTCGGTCTGAGAGGGAACGAACACCATGGCTATCTATCTCAACGAGAACTCCCGCGTGCTAGTGCAGGGCATCACGGGCTCTGAGGGCACCAAGCACACCAACCGCATGATCGCTGGCGGGACCAACATCGTCGCTGGCGTGACGCCGGGCAAGGGTGGACAGACCGTCGAATCAAACGGTCAGACCATCCCGGTTTTCAATACCGTCGGCGAGGCAGTGGAGTCGACCGGTGCCGATGTCTCGGTGGTCTTCGTGCCGCCGAAGTTCACCAAAGCGGCCGTTATCGAGACGGTCGACGCGGGCGTACCACTGTGTGTCGTGATCACCGAGGGTGTCCCGGTCCACGACACCGCCTACTTCTTCGCTTACTCGCTGGAGCACGGCAATACGCGCATCATCGGCCCGAACTGCCCCGGCCTCATCAGCCCAGGCAAGTCCAACGCTGGCATCATCCCCGGCGACATCACCAAGGCCGGTCGCATCGGCCTGGTATCCAAGTCCGGCACGTTGACCTACCAGATGATGTTCGAGTTGCGTGATCTTGGCTTCTCCACCTGCGTCGGCATTGGTGGAGACCCGATCATCGGCACTACCCACATCGACTGCTTGCAGGCGTTCCAAGACGATCCCGAGACCGATGCCATCGTCATGATCGGCGAGATCGGTGGCGACGCTGAGGAGCGCGCGGCCGCGTACATCGGCGAGCACATCACCAAGCCCGTCGTCGGTTACGTCGCCGGCTTCACGGCTCCCGAGGGCAAGACGATGGGCCACGCGGGCGCGATCGTCTCCGGTTCTTCCGGCACCGCTGCGGCCAAGAAGGATGCGCTCGAGGCAGTGGGCGTCAAAGTCGGCAAAACGCCGTCGGAGACCGCTGTGCTGATGCGGCAGATCATCGAATCGCTGTAGCTCGAACGGCGTCCGGCGGGTCGAGAGCCCGTTGTGCGCTGATTCAGTGCGAGGCTAGCGGACATGGCTTATCGGCGACTGGAGTTGCGCCGCGCCGCGAGGCGTGATGCTTCCGCCGGTGCGCGGCCGCCGTCGCGCGGGGGCCGCCAACCCACCCCTGAAGGCGGGCGGCGACAGGCCTGGACCCGGGTCATGCGCAGCCGCGCGGACGCCGTCACCGAACGGCTCAGCGCACCGATGGCCAGCGCATTGGCCGCTGGGTGGAGCGCAGTCATCACCCTGCTGATCGTCGGTGCAGTGGTCATTGGTGCCTGGATCATGGGCGCAGGCTCCGGCGATGTCGGCAGTGCCCTGGACATGACCGGAA comes from Candidatus Nanopelagicales bacterium and encodes:
- the sucD gene encoding succinate--CoA ligase subunit alpha translates to MAIYLNENSRVLVQGITGSEGTKHTNRMIAGGTNIVAGVTPGKGGQTVESNGQTIPVFNTVGEAVESTGADVSVVFVPPKFTKAAVIETVDAGVPLCVVITEGVPVHDTAYFFAYSLEHGNTRIIGPNCPGLISPGKSNAGIIPGDITKAGRIGLVSKSGTLTYQMMFELRDLGFSTCVGIGGDPIIGTTHIDCLQAFQDDPETDAIVMIGEIGGDAEERAAAYIGEHITKPVVGYVAGFTAPEGKTMGHAGAIVSGSSGTAAAKKDALEAVGVKVGKTPSETAVLMRQIIESL